In Alicyclobacillus macrosporangiidus CPP55, a single window of DNA contains:
- a CDS encoding aminotransferase class IV, with amino-acid sequence MAVVAYFNGQFVDPDGAWVPLEERGHQFGDGVYEVIRVYSGRPFLMEEHLERLERSLRVIDIANPHTSEEWAHLIAESVRRSGEAEAQIYLQVTRGSAVRGHVFPGEAAPNVSLVVRPAAAPVYPEDAALLALPDERWPNVYVKSINLLPNVIAKEAAKRAGAVEAMLVRAGVITEGASSNLWFVIGGRVYTHPANRYILGGITRQFVLQLARETGVEVVEEAVPFSKLGEVQEVFVTSTTQEILPVARVFTDRRIASALEALPAEPAETLLPQVQDPVELWRRPGDAVVTERLAEAFAQALEKFRNYEPLLQA; translated from the coding sequence ATGGCGGTGGTCGCGTATTTCAACGGGCAGTTCGTCGATCCCGATGGCGCCTGGGTGCCATTGGAGGAACGGGGACATCAGTTCGGCGACGGGGTGTACGAGGTCATCCGCGTGTACAGCGGCCGCCCGTTCCTGATGGAGGAACACCTCGAGCGGCTGGAGAGGAGTCTTCGCGTGATCGACATTGCGAATCCGCACACGAGCGAGGAATGGGCCCATTTGATCGCGGAATCGGTGCGCCGCAGCGGTGAGGCGGAGGCGCAGATCTACCTGCAGGTGACGCGAGGATCCGCGGTGCGCGGTCACGTGTTCCCCGGGGAGGCGGCGCCGAACGTCAGCCTGGTGGTCCGCCCTGCCGCGGCGCCGGTGTATCCGGAGGACGCGGCGCTCTTGGCACTGCCCGATGAGCGCTGGCCGAACGTGTATGTGAAGAGCATCAACCTGTTGCCCAACGTGATCGCCAAGGAGGCGGCGAAGCGCGCGGGCGCGGTGGAAGCCATGCTGGTTCGCGCCGGGGTCATCACGGAAGGCGCGAGCAGCAACCTGTGGTTCGTCATCGGCGGGCGGGTGTACACACACCCGGCGAACCGGTACATCCTCGGGGGCATCACGCGCCAGTTCGTGCTGCAGCTGGCCCGAGAGACCGGGGTCGAGGTCGTCGAGGAGGCGGTCCCGTTCTCGAAGCTCGGCGAGGTGCAGGAGGTGTTCGTCACGAGCACCACGCAGGAGATCCTGCCCGTCGCGCGGGTGTTCACCGACCGGCGCATCGCGTCTGCGCTTGAAGCGCTGCCCGCCGAGCCGGCGGAGACCTTGCTGCCGCAGGTGCAGGACCCGGTGGAACTGTGGCGCAGGCCCGGTGATGCGGTGGTGACCGAACGTCTCGCGGAGGCATTCGCTCAGGCATTGGAGAAATTCCGCAACTATGAACCCCTGCTGCAGGCGTGA
- a CDS encoding 3-hydroxyacyl-CoA dehydrogenase/enoyl-CoA hydratase family protein, with product MTRKIRRVGVIGAGVMGAAIAAHLANVGLSVVLLDIVPSELTEDEAKQGLTLASKAVRNRIVNRGLQAALRAKPASFYSEEDAARIETGNLEDDLDRLAACDWVIEAIVENLEAKKALFAKLENVVRADAVVSSNTSGISIAAMAEGRGESFRRRFLGTHFFNPPRYMKLLEIIPGPETDPELVSFMRRFGERVLGKGVVLAKDTPNFIANRIGTYGLMATLDAMHRFGLGVDEVDALTGPVMGRPKSATFRTLDLVGLDTFVHVANNVRASVADPAEKDAFAIPPYLERMVANRWLGEKTGQGFFKRVKGADGKREILALDLETFEYRPRRRVQSPTLEAAKNQPTTALRLKTLVSGKDPASQFVWDVLKRVLLYTAERQGEIADDIVSVDNAMKWGFNWELGPYETWDAIGLQDSVARMRAEGERIPAFVEELLASGRTSFYERQPGEVPKFYVGAGQYRSVEEPAEVISLARLKEQGRLVRGNRSASLVDLGDGVLCLEFHSPKQALGPDVVQMIQAAADEVSANWEALVIGNQAPNFCVGANLMLMLMEAQDENWDEINLAVQQLQQALMRIKYLDKPVVAAPFGYALGGGAEVCFPADRIQAAGETYMGLVEVGVGLIPGGGGNKEMLIRAIEGAEGAADTRLDNFVRRAFENIALAKVSTSARDAQRLGYLRKTDGITVGGDHLLHDAKQVALGLARAGYTPPTPRPIPVIGEDGAAALKIGVYAMKKAGYISDHDEKIAHHLIRVLTGGSVRRGTLVSEQYLLDLEREAFLSLIGEPKTQQRMQHMLQTGKPLRN from the coding sequence TTGACGCGCAAGATACGCAGGGTGGGCGTCATCGGCGCCGGCGTGATGGGCGCGGCGATTGCAGCGCACCTGGCCAACGTCGGGCTGTCGGTGGTCCTGTTGGACATCGTGCCGAGCGAACTGACGGAGGACGAGGCGAAGCAAGGGTTGACGCTGGCGTCGAAGGCGGTGCGCAACCGCATCGTCAACCGGGGGCTGCAGGCCGCGCTGCGCGCCAAACCGGCTTCCTTTTACAGCGAAGAGGACGCGGCCCGGATTGAAACCGGGAACCTGGAGGATGACTTGGATCGCCTGGCCGCGTGCGACTGGGTGATCGAGGCCATCGTCGAAAACCTGGAGGCCAAGAAAGCGCTTTTTGCCAAGCTGGAAAACGTCGTCCGGGCGGATGCCGTGGTGAGCTCCAACACCTCCGGCATCTCCATCGCCGCGATGGCCGAGGGGCGGGGCGAGTCCTTCCGGCGGCGGTTCCTGGGCACGCACTTCTTCAATCCGCCGCGGTACATGAAACTGCTCGAGATCATCCCTGGTCCGGAGACGGATCCGGAACTGGTATCGTTTATGCGGCGGTTTGGCGAGCGGGTGCTCGGCAAGGGCGTGGTGCTGGCCAAGGACACGCCGAATTTCATCGCCAACCGCATCGGGACCTACGGTTTGATGGCGACGCTCGATGCCATGCATCGCTTCGGCCTTGGGGTCGATGAGGTGGACGCGCTGACCGGGCCGGTGATGGGCCGGCCGAAGAGCGCCACGTTCCGCACCCTGGATCTGGTCGGCCTGGACACGTTCGTACACGTGGCGAACAATGTCCGCGCGTCCGTGGCGGACCCGGCGGAGAAGGATGCGTTCGCGATCCCGCCCTACCTGGAGCGGATGGTCGCCAACCGCTGGCTCGGGGAGAAGACGGGGCAGGGCTTTTTCAAGCGCGTCAAAGGCGCGGACGGGAAACGAGAGATTTTGGCGCTCGATCTCGAAACCTTCGAGTATCGGCCGCGCCGCCGCGTGCAATCGCCGACGCTCGAGGCGGCCAAGAACCAGCCCACCACCGCGCTGCGCCTGAAGACCCTCGTCTCAGGCAAGGACCCCGCGTCGCAGTTTGTCTGGGATGTGCTCAAACGGGTGCTCCTGTACACCGCCGAGCGGCAGGGCGAGATCGCCGACGACATTGTGTCGGTCGACAACGCCATGAAGTGGGGGTTCAACTGGGAGCTCGGGCCCTATGAGACGTGGGATGCCATCGGCCTGCAGGACTCCGTGGCGCGCATGCGCGCCGAGGGCGAGCGGATTCCCGCCTTCGTGGAGGAACTGTTGGCGTCCGGGCGGACGTCCTTCTATGAACGGCAGCCGGGCGAAGTCCCGAAGTTCTACGTGGGCGCCGGACAGTACCGCAGCGTCGAGGAGCCGGCCGAGGTCATCTCGCTCGCCCGCCTGAAGGAGCAGGGCCGGCTCGTGCGCGGCAATCGCTCGGCCAGCTTGGTCGATCTCGGCGACGGTGTGCTGTGTCTCGAGTTTCACTCACCGAAGCAGGCGCTTGGCCCGGACGTCGTGCAGATGATCCAGGCGGCGGCCGATGAGGTGTCGGCCAACTGGGAAGCGCTGGTCATCGGCAACCAGGCGCCCAACTTCTGTGTCGGTGCCAACCTGATGCTGATGTTGATGGAAGCCCAGGACGAGAACTGGGACGAGATCAACCTGGCGGTGCAGCAGCTGCAGCAGGCGCTGATGCGCATCAAATACCTCGATAAACCGGTGGTGGCCGCGCCGTTCGGCTATGCACTGGGCGGTGGCGCGGAGGTGTGCTTCCCGGCGGATCGCATCCAGGCGGCCGGGGAGACCTACATGGGCCTCGTCGAGGTCGGGGTCGGTCTCATCCCCGGCGGGGGCGGCAACAAGGAGATGTTGATCCGCGCCATCGAAGGGGCGGAGGGAGCGGCGGACACCCGCCTGGACAACTTCGTCCGGCGCGCCTTCGAGAACATCGCGCTCGCCAAGGTCTCGACCAGCGCCCGCGACGCGCAGAGACTCGGCTACCTGCGGAAAACCGACGGGATCACGGTGGGCGGCGATCACCTGTTGCACGACGCGAAGCAGGTGGCTCTGGGGCTCGCCCGGGCGGGGTACACGCCGCCCACCCCGCGGCCCATCCCGGTCATCGGCGAGGACGGCGCGGCGGCGCTGAAGATCGGGGTGTACGCGATGAAGAAAGCCGGTTACATCTCCGATCACGATGAGAAGATCGCCCACCACCTGATCCGCGTGCTGACGGGCGGGTCGGTCCGCCGCGGCACGCTGGTGTCGGAACAGTATCTGCTCGACCTGGAGCGCGAGGCGTTCCTCAGCCTCATCGGTGAGCCGAAGACGCAGCAGCGCATGCAGCACATGCTGCAGACCGGCAAGCCGCTGCGCAACTGA
- a CDS encoding acetyl-CoA C-acetyltransferase, with amino-acid sequence MREAVIVAGVRTAIGKAPKGSLRTTRPDDLGAAVIKELLNRAPGVRPEDVEDVIIGCAIPEAEQGMNMARIIALRAGMPTTVPGVTVNRFCASGLQTIAMAAQQVMSGMADVVIAGGVESMSMIPMGGYNISPNPYLADHYPQAYMSMGHTAEEVAKRFGVTREDQDAFALRSHRRAAAAIDAGKFKDEIVPVEVKQTELGPDGKPVTHTFVFDTDEGVRRDTSMEALAKLRPAFSANGTVTAGNSSQTSDGAAAVLVMSADRALELGLKPLAVFRSFAVAGVDPDIMGVGPVAAVPKALKLAGLTLGEIDLIELNEAFAAQALQVIRALEMDEERVNVNGGAIALGHPLGCTGARLTVSLLNELSRRGGRYGLVTMCIGGGMGAAGVIERVS; translated from the coding sequence ATGAGAGAAGCGGTAATTGTCGCCGGCGTGCGCACGGCCATCGGGAAGGCGCCCAAGGGCAGCCTGCGCACCACGCGCCCGGATGACCTGGGGGCGGCGGTGATCAAAGAACTGTTGAACCGGGCACCCGGGGTGCGCCCGGAGGACGTCGAGGACGTGATCATCGGCTGCGCCATCCCGGAGGCGGAGCAGGGGATGAACATGGCGCGCATCATCGCGCTGCGCGCGGGGATGCCGACCACCGTGCCGGGGGTGACGGTCAACCGGTTCTGCGCGTCGGGCCTGCAGACCATCGCGATGGCCGCGCAACAGGTGATGTCGGGCATGGCGGATGTGGTCATCGCGGGTGGCGTCGAGTCGATGAGCATGATCCCGATGGGCGGATACAACATCTCGCCGAACCCGTACCTGGCTGACCACTATCCGCAGGCGTACATGTCGATGGGCCATACGGCCGAGGAGGTGGCCAAGCGCTTCGGCGTGACGCGCGAGGACCAGGACGCCTTCGCGCTGCGCAGCCATCGGAGGGCCGCCGCGGCCATCGACGCGGGCAAGTTCAAGGATGAGATCGTGCCGGTGGAGGTCAAGCAGACGGAGCTGGGACCAGACGGAAAACCGGTGACTCACACGTTCGTGTTTGACACGGACGAGGGCGTGCGCCGCGACACGTCGATGGAGGCGCTGGCCAAGCTGCGCCCGGCATTCAGCGCCAACGGCACGGTGACCGCCGGCAACAGCTCGCAGACCAGCGACGGTGCGGCGGCGGTGCTGGTGATGTCGGCGGACCGCGCATTGGAACTGGGATTGAAGCCCTTGGCGGTGTTCCGCTCCTTCGCCGTGGCCGGGGTCGATCCGGACATTATGGGGGTCGGACCGGTGGCGGCGGTGCCGAAGGCGCTGAAGCTGGCGGGCCTGACGCTCGGCGAGATCGACCTGATTGAATTGAACGAGGCGTTCGCGGCCCAAGCGCTGCAGGTGATCCGAGCACTGGAGATGGACGAGGAACGCGTCAACGTCAACGGCGGCGCGATCGCGCTGGGACATCCGCTCGGCTGCACAGGCGCACGGTTGACGGTGTCGCTGCTGAACGAACTGTCCCGCCGCGGCGGGCGGTACGGCTTGGTGACGATGTGCATCGGCGGCGGCATGGGCGCGGCTGGCGTCATCGAGCGCGTGTCGTGA